The proteins below are encoded in one region of Triticum aestivum cultivar Chinese Spring chromosome 1B, IWGSC CS RefSeq v2.1, whole genome shotgun sequence:
- the LOC123131456 gene encoding SNF2 domain-containing protein CLASSY 1, with amino-acid sequence MDRAARRRARSGGGGTPATPSTRARRRDDAGTIVIDLDDDGAAPAAAAAASRRSSSSSSSSSAATMPVPLVGAVATRTRSRRLAMQPPAPEEAPRAKRRRKGATRADADGGGGSKGADSSKSETRPNRRGRPPRASVKSKEAEAEADAPACGDWVEVSRGDGYDGGGRRGDDASGDDNGESRADEACGIGQGSHEHHSAASGNRINEHQGSGAVNGSNSCHVMNEVVVSGDAGGLKGRGGEGGGLGGGFHVDEEHMNEDDTTVGCGNRELPTADAMMDDEAAASEDDFGDYYDDEMMEERLVADLIRAYSNGGNLEASNGAYGNGGDLEEAEDEMGFTDDGDDDDFMHDADECGMSEPINDDAKAPINDDAKAGTQDPVDHKVVAGEVRCHEEEEEEDVIKDEVETKREGATGFNQGRSHIEILDSDEEVKVLNDASKASKRKPLPRKKEPVVPCVAWRTRSLWGLKQDRLSYNAYFEELSDEPEEEDDSEVELDDEDDDSADDDNSASHDSEVELEEEDAKKKAKEEEEAEMRKRKKEIASSSAKIRAGPLPLYTNTGKRIQKATPHRCNNSKPRRRIQTHHRIDSSDDEIIDHTVADGFKWEVDKKPGIQPLNFDKDGSEGPVGNDITQHQKQTHFTWDLERRKRLKLETTTKERQLFERHLDSDSSPSSSDQNKRHGDDSKTEREKKHLASKSGKSAKKSSRSGSKTLKRQSLLKLLMDKMSGDKDGGFSPFDQHPQFDYNFKDPHPLVFSFGTENSTPADIPEQNAKENMLWGDFDFALESENIGTYYDDEHQGETNVLDLGLPSKTPCSRGKHEFIIDDQIGIRCKYCSLVNLEIRFVLPSMVSNYTEKTPWRNGSYLKEALMYHDLCEQAGSVDGQSQDFHLYGTVWDLIPGVITSMYQHQREAFEFMWTNLVGDIRLDELKHGAKPDVVGGCVICHAPGTGKTRLAIVFIQTYMKVFPDCRPVIIAPRGMLFAWEEEFKKWDVNVPFHIMNTTDFSGKEDRDICRLIKKEHRTEKLTRLVKLLSWNKGHGILGISYGLYMKLTSEKKSGCTEGNKVRSILLENPGLLVLDEGHTPRNERSIMWKTLGKVKTEKRIILSGTPFQNNFLELYNILCLVRPRFGEMFLTEKKVGRRHYVSKKRQDKFSDKYEKGVWASLTSNVTDDNAEKVRSILKPFVHIHNGTILRTLPGLRESVIVLKPPPLQKSIIRKVENIGSGNNFEHEYVISLASTHPSLVTAINMSEEEASLIDKPMLERLRSNPYEGVKTRFVIEVVRLCEALKEKVLIFSQFIQPLELIKEHLSKLFKWRVGKEILQMDGKIQPRYRQTSIEVFNNPDSDAKVLLASTRACCEGISLTGASRVVLLDVVWNPAVGRQAISRAFRIGQKKFVYTYNLITYGTGEGDKYDRQAEKDHLSKLVFSQEDEFNNVRNMLSKAEMDHCSKLISKDKVLEEMTSHDQLKGMFLKIHYPPTESNMVFTYNQIAPELS; translated from the exons atggatcgcgccgctcgccgccgcgcccgcagcggcggcggaggaaccCCGGCGACGCCCTCCACGCGCGCGCGCCGCCGCGACGACGCCGGGACGATCGTCATCGACCTCGACGACGACGGGGCGGCCCCTGCGGCTGCTGCTGCGGCGAGCAggcgctcttcctcctcctcctcctcctcctcggcggcgACGATGCCGGTGCCGCTGGTGGGGGCGGTGGCGACGCGGACCCGATCGAGGAGACTGGCGATGCagccgccggcgccggaggaggcgccgagggccaagaggaggaggaagggggcgacGAGGGCGGACGCCGACGGCGGCGGTGGGAGCAAGGGCGCCGACTCCTCCAAGTCGGAAACGAGACCGAATCGTCGTGGGCGGCCCCCGCGGGCCTCAGTGAAGAGCAaggaggcagaggcggaggcggATGCGCCCGCCTGTGGAGACTGGGTGGAGGTGTCCCGGGGCGATGGCTATGACGGCGGTGGGCGGCGAGGTGATGATGCTTCTGGCGATGATAATGGCGAATCTCGCGCCGACGAGGCATGCGGCATTGGCCAGGGGAGCCATGAGCATCACAGTGCCGCTAGTGGGAATCGAATCAATGAGCATCAGGGGAGTGGGGCGGTCAATGGTTCGAATTCGTGTCATGTGATGAATGAGGTGGTGGTATCAGGCGATGCAGGGGGGCTGAAAGGTCGTGGGGGTGAGGGAGGTGGGCTAGGTGGTGGTTTTCATGTGGATGAGGAGCACATGAATGAAGACGATACAACAGTAGGCTGTGGAAACAGGGAGCTGCCGACGGCGGATGCGATGATGGATGACGAGGCTGCAGCGTCTGAAGATGACTTTGGAGATTACTATGACGACGAGATGATGGAGGAAAGACTGGTTGCAGATCTGATCCGTGCTTATAGTAATGGTGGTAATTTGGAGGCAAGTAATGGTGCTTACGGCAATGGTGGTGATTTGGAGGAAGCCGAGGATGAGATGGGATTCactgatgatggtgatgatgacgatttTATGCATGATGCAGATGAATGTGGCATGTCTGAACCAATCAACGACGATGCTAAGGCGCCAATCAACGATGATGCTAAGGCGGGAACGCAGGATCCGGTGGATCACAAGGTTGTTGCTGGTGAGGTTAGGTgccatgaggaggaggaggaagaagatgttaTTAAGGATGAGGTGGAGACTAAGCGAGAAGGAGCTACGGGCTTTAATCAAGGGAGATCGCATATAGAAATTCTTGATTCAGACGAGGAAGTAAAAGTGCTCAATGATGCCAGTAAGGCCTCGAAGAGGAAACCGTTGCCGCGAAAAAAGGAACCTGTCGTGCCATGTGTTGCATGGAGGACTCGGTCATTATGGGGGCTTAAGCAAGATAGGTTGTCGTACAATGCGTATTTTGAGGAGTTGTCCGATGAGCCAGAAGaggaggatgattcagaagtggaACTGGATGACGAGGATGATGACAGTGCCGATGATGACAATAGTGCCAGTCATGATTCAGAAGTGGAACTGGAAGAAGAGGACGCAAAAAAGAAAGCgaaagaggaagaagaggccgAAATGAGAAAACGCAAGAAAGAAATTGCCTCATCTTCGGCTAAAATAAGGGCTGGGCCTTTGCCTCTTTATACGAATACAGGGAAGAGAATACAAAAAGCAACCCCACACAGGTGCAACAACTCAAAGCCACGGAGGAGGATACAAACCCACCATAGAATTGACTCATCTGATGATGAGATAATTGATCATACTGTAGCAGATGGTTTCAAGTGGGAAGTCGACAAAAAACCAGGGATTCAACCACTGAACTTTGATAAAGATGGCAGTGAGGGTCCAGTGGGCAATGACATTACACAGCATCAGAAGCAGACACATTTTACTTGGGATCTTGAGAGGAGGAAAAGGCTGAAGCTTGAAACGACGACTAAGGAACGTCAATTGTTTGAGCGACATTTGGACTCGGACTCTAGCCCATCCAGTTCGGATCAGAATAAAAGGCATGGCGATGATAGCAAAACTGAGAGGGAAAAGAAGCATTTGGCATCAAAATCTGGAAAATCTGCCAAGAAATCCAGCCGTTCAGGTTCAAAAACGCTAAAGCGACAGTCACTTCTGAAGCTTCTGATGGATAAGATGAGTGGCGACAAAGATGGAGGATTCTCTCCTTTTGACCAGCATCCTCAGTTCGACTATAATTTCAAGGATCCTCATCCATTGGTATTCTCATTTGGCACTGAAAATTCCACACCAGCTGACATACCAGAGCAAAATGCTAAAGAAAATATGCTGTGGGGTGACTTTGACTTTGCTTTAGAGTCAGAGAATATTGGAACCTACTATGATGACGAG CACCAAGGAGAGACCAATGTGCTAGATCTTGGACTTCCTTCTAAAACACCTTGTTCTCGAGGGAAGCATGAATTTATTATTGACGACCAAATAGGAATCAGATGCAAATACTGCTCCTTGGTAAATCTGGAAATCAGATTTGTTTTACCATCAATG GTCTCAAATTACACAGAAAAAACTCCTTGGCGAAATGGATCTTATTTGAAGGAAGCGTTGATGTATCATGATCTTTGTGAACAAGCTGGAAGTGTTGACGGGCAATCTCAAGATTTCCATCTATATGGAACAGTATGGGATCTCATCCCTGGTGTCATTACTAGTATGTATCAGCATCAACGCGAAGCATTTGAATTTATGTGGACAAATCTAGTTGGTGATATTAGGCTTGATGAGCTGAAGCATGGAGCTAAACCTGATGTTGTTGGAGGATGTGTGATCTGTCATGCCCCAGGGACAGGAAAGACACGTTTAGCTATTGTTTTTATCCAGACATATATGAAGGTATTTCCAGACTGTCGGCCAGTTATTATTGCACCTCGCGGGATGCTGTTTGCTTGGGAAGAGGAGTTCAAAAAATGGGACGTCAATGTTCCTTTCCATATAATGAACACTACAGATTTTTCAGGGAAAGAAGACAGAGACATATGTAGGCTAATAAAGAAAGAGCATCGGACAGAGAAGTTGACGAGGCTTGTAAAACTGCTTTCATGGAACAAGGGTCATGGTATTCTTGGAATAAGTTATGGTCTATATATGAAACTTACATCGGAAAAAAAATCTGGCTGCACTGAAGGGAACAAAGTAAGAAGTATTCTTCTCGAGAACCCTGGTTTGCTTGTGCTAGATGAAGGACACACACCTAGGAACGAGCGCAGTATTATGTGGAAGACATTGGGAAAAGTTAAAACTGAGAAGCGCATAATTCTATCAGGAACTCCTTTCCAGAACAATTTTCTTGAGCTTTATAATATACTCTGTTTGGTAAGGCCTAGGTTTGGTGAAATGTTTTTGACTGAGAAAAAAGTGGGCAGAAGGCACTATGTCTCAAAGAAGCGACAGGATAAGTTTTCTGACAAATACGAAAAAGGAGTTTGGGCTTCATTAACTAGTAATGTAACTGATGATAATGCAGAGAAAGTCAGATCAATACTGAAGCCATTTGTTCATATCCATAATGGCACCATTCTTCGAACTCTTCCAGGGCTCAGAGAGAGTGTGATTGTTCTGAAACCTCCTCCTCTTCAGAAGAGTATCATTAGAAAGGTGGAGAATATTGGGTCTGGTAATAATTTTGAGCATGAATATGTTATTTCCTTAGCTTCGACACATCCTTCTCTTGTGACTGCCATCAACATGTCCGAAGAGGAAGCTTCACTTATTGATAAACCTATGCTTGAGAGATTAAGGTCAAATCCCTATGAAGGGGTTAAAACAAGATTTGTAATTGAAGTCGTTCGTTTGTGTGAAGCACTGAAAGAAAAGGTATTGATCTTTAGTCAATTTATTCagccactagaattgataaaagaACACCTTAGCAAGCTTTTCAAATGGAGAGTAGGGAAAGAGATTCTCCAAATGGATGGGAAGATCCAACCACGATATCGCCAGACTTCAATTGAAGTTTTCAATAATCCAGATAGTGATGCGAAGGTGTTACTTGCATCTACAAGAGCTTGCTGTGAAGGGATTAGCCTAACCGGAGCTTCAAGAGTTGTTCTTCTAGATGTGGTTTGGAATCCCGCTGTGGGAAGGCAAGCTATCAGTAGGGCATTTAGGATAGGACAGAAGAAATTTGTATATACATACAATTTAATAACTTATGGAACAGGTGAAGGTGACAAGTATGATAGACAAGCAGAAAAGGACCATTTGTCTAAGTTGGTCTTCTCTCAAGAGGATGAGTTCAATAATGTCAGGAACATGCTATCAAAAGCTGAAATGGATCACTGTTCTAAGTTAATATCTAAGGATAAAGTTCTGGAGGAGATGACCTCCCATGACCAGCTAAAGGGCATGTTCTTAAAGATACACTATCCACCAACTGAGTCAAACATGGTTTTCACTTACAACCAGATTGCCCCCGAGTTGAGTTAA